Proteins encoded within one genomic window of Brassica rapa cultivar Chiifu-401-42 chromosome A09, CAAS_Brap_v3.01, whole genome shotgun sequence:
- the LOC117128460 gene encoding receptor homology region, transmembrane domain- and RING domain-containing protein 1-like: protein MVDFEQLRIFETILREFLKSFLLHIQLWLDVLDLQVGVDELEFLVILIHWFPFLLFREFVGFLLWVIIQAIKLAQLLLWHYISWQERHAEFEVVYIEAANAPTRTPPLPAHFLHFLPLSTMAESTDNDICTICQEPYRAGDAVRTLPCDHSFHSICVDQWLISDHGDCPLCKQAIVSE from the exons ATGGTGGATTTTgag CAACTCAGGATCTTTGAAACTATACTCAGAGAGTTTCTAAAATCTTTTCTTCTGCATATTCAACTGTGGCTTGATGTGCTAGACCTTCAAGTGGGAGTGGATGAGCTTGAGTTTTTGGTGATACTG ATACATTGGTTTCCCTTCCTTCTCTTCCGCGAGTTTGTGGGGTTTCTTTTATGGGTCATCATTCAAGCCATAAAGCTTGCCCAATTACTTCTTTGGCACTACATCAGTTGGCAAGAGCGCCATGCGGAGTTCGAGGTCGTGTATATTGAGGCTGCGAATGCTCCAACACGCACTCCTCCACTTCCTGCACACTTTCTTCACTTTCTACCCCTGTCTACAATGGCCGAAAGCACTGACAATGACAT ATGTACCATTTGCCAAGAGCCTTACAGAGCAGGAGATGCAGTGAGGACACTCCCTTGCGACCATTCCTTCCACTCTATATGTGTTGACCAGTGGCTTATTTCGGACCATGG TGATTGTCCTCTTTGCAAACAAGCCATCGTCTCAGAATAA
- the LOC103839171 gene encoding vacuolar protein sorting-associated protein 2 homolog 2 isoform X2 encodes MNIFRKKATPKDALRTSKREMSVATRGIEREISSLQLEAATKILARQLVRLRQQITNLQGSRAQIRGVTTHTQALYASTSISSGMKGATKAMVAMNKQMAPTKQAKVIKDFQKQSAQLDMTIEMMSEAIDETLDKDEAEEETEDLTNQVLDEIGVGVASQLSSAPKGRIATKTAAPPPPATTTNSNSSESSEVDELEKRLASLRRI; translated from the exons ATGAACATTTTCAGGAAGAAGGCTACTCCCAAAG ATGCTCTTCGCACCAGTAAGAGAGAAATGTCTGTGGCTACACGAG GTATCGAGCGAGAGATTTCATCTCTTCAGCTGGAG GCGGCGACAAAGATTTTAGCACGTCAACTTGTAAGATTGAGGCAACAGATTACAAACTTACAGGGAAGCCGTGCTCAAATCAGAGGTGTAACGACTCACACACAG GCTCTCTATGCCAGCACTTCCATTTCTTCTGGTATGAAAGGTGCAACCAAAGCTATGGTTGCAATGAACAAG CAAATGGCACCAACGAAACAAGCCAAAGTGATTAAGGATTTCCAGAAACAGTCTGCACAGCTAGACATGACG ATAGAGATGATGTCAGAGGCAATTGATGAAACGCTTGACAAAGATGAGGCtgaagaagaaacagaagacCTCACTAACCAAGTTCTTGATGAGATTGGTGTTGGAGTTGCATCTCAG TTATCTTCAGCTCCAAAAGGTCGGATCGCTACAAAAACCgcagctcctcctcctcctgcaaCTACTACCAACAGCAACAG CTCTGAATCAAGTGAAGTGGATGAGCTTGAGAAGAGGTTGGCTTCACTGCGAAGAATCTGA
- the LOC103839173 gene encoding putative UDP-arabinose 4-epimerase 4 isoform X1, with protein MLTLFGVRNQRRSSRPLSVGDMDYLEPKTKNNLLGKLLLLASLVILAIIVISRSSSFTSPSVFSQREEGVTHVLVTGGAGYIGSHAALRLLKDSYRVTIVDNLSRGNLGAVKVLQGLFPQTGRLQFIYADLGDPAAVEKIFSENAFDAVMHFAAVAYVGESTLYPLKYYHNITSNTLGVLEAMARHKVKKLIYSSTCATYGEPEKMPITEDTPQVPINPYGKAKKMAEDMILDFSKNSDMAVMILRYFNVIGSDPGGRLGEAPRPELREQGRISDACFDAARGFIPGLQVKGTDYKTSDGTCIRDYIDVTDLVDAHVKALQKAQPRKVGIYNVGTGKGRSVKEFVEACKKATGAEIKVDFLPRRPGDYAEVYSDPTKILRDLNWTAQYTNLQNSLQVAWRWQKIHPHGYASY; from the exons AAATCAACGAAGAAGCTCAAGACCTTTGTCTGTAGGAG ATATggattacttagaacccaaaACAAAGAACAATCTACTGGGAAAGCTTCTCTTATTAGCTTCTCTAGTAATCTTAGCTATCATTGTGATCAGTCGATCTTCAAGCTTCACATCACCGAGCGTG TTTTCTCAAAGAGAGGAAGGAGTGACTCATGTGTTAGTCACTGGTGGAGCTGGCTATATCGGTTCACATGCGGCTTTAAGGCTGCTTAAGGATTCATACCGCGTAACCATTGTG GACAATCTTTCCCGTGGGAATCTTGGCGCGGTTAAGGTTTTACAGGGATTGTTCCCACAAACTGGAAGACTTCAGTTCATTTACGCTGATCTCGGAGATCCCGCAGCT GTCGAGAAAATCTTCTCAGAGAACGCCTTTGACGCTGTGATGCATTTTGCTGCGGTGGCTTATGTTGGAGAAAGCACTCTTTATCCTCTAAA ATACTACCATAACATTACATCAAATACATTAGGAGTTCTTGAAGCTATGGCTAGACATAAAGTGAAGAAACTGATATACTCTAGCACTTGTGCTACTTATGGAGAGCCTGAAAAAATGCCCATTACTGAAGATACTCCACAG gTCCCGATAAATCCTTATGGAAAAGCTAAAAAGATGGCAGAGGATATGATCTTGGATTTCTCTAAGAACTCCGACATGGCGGTTATGATCTTAAG ATACTTCAATGTGATCGGTTCAGATCCAGGAGGGAGACTAGGAGAAGCTCCAAGACCGGAGCTTCGTGAGCAAGGACGGATATCCGATGCTTGTTTTGATGCAGCTCGCGGTTTCATTCCCGGACTACAA GTCAAAGGAACGGACTACAAAACATCGGACGGGACTTGCATTAGAGACTATATAGATGTTACTGACCTTGTGGATGCTCACGTGAAGGCTCTCCAAAAAGCTCAGCCTCGTAAAGTCGGTATCTACAATGTTGGAACCGGAAAAG GAAGATCGGTTAAAGAATTTGTGGAGGCGTGTAAGAAGGCAACAGGAGCTGAGATCAAAGTAGACTTCCTACCCCGACGACCAGGAGATTACGCAGAGGTATATAGTGATCCGACAAAGATTTTGAGAGACTTGAACTGGACTGCTCAATACACAAATCTTCAGAATAGTCTTCAAGTTGCTTGGAGGTGGCAAAAGATTCATCCTCATGGATATGCTTCTTactaa
- the LOC103839171 gene encoding vacuolar protein sorting-associated protein 2 homolog 2 isoform X1 gives MNIFRKKATPKDALRTSKREMSVATRGIEREISSLQLEEKRLVAEIKKTAKTGNEAATKILARQLVRLRQQITNLQGSRAQIRGVTTHTQALYASTSISSGMKGATKAMVAMNKQMAPTKQAKVIKDFQKQSAQLDMTIEMMSEAIDETLDKDEAEEETEDLTNQVLDEIGVGVASQLSSAPKGRIATKTAAPPPPATTTNSNSSESSEVDELEKRLASLRRI, from the exons ATGAACATTTTCAGGAAGAAGGCTACTCCCAAAG ATGCTCTTCGCACCAGTAAGAGAGAAATGTCTGTGGCTACACGAG GTATCGAGCGAGAGATTTCATCTCTTCAGCTGGAG GAGAAGAGACTAGTTGCTGAAATCAAAAAAACTGCTAAAACTGGAAACGAG GCGGCGACAAAGATTTTAGCACGTCAACTTGTAAGATTGAGGCAACAGATTACAAACTTACAGGGAAGCCGTGCTCAAATCAGAGGTGTAACGACTCACACACAG GCTCTCTATGCCAGCACTTCCATTTCTTCTGGTATGAAAGGTGCAACCAAAGCTATGGTTGCAATGAACAAG CAAATGGCACCAACGAAACAAGCCAAAGTGATTAAGGATTTCCAGAAACAGTCTGCACAGCTAGACATGACG ATAGAGATGATGTCAGAGGCAATTGATGAAACGCTTGACAAAGATGAGGCtgaagaagaaacagaagacCTCACTAACCAAGTTCTTGATGAGATTGGTGTTGGAGTTGCATCTCAG TTATCTTCAGCTCCAAAAGGTCGGATCGCTACAAAAACCgcagctcctcctcctcctgcaaCTACTACCAACAGCAACAG CTCTGAATCAAGTGAAGTGGATGAGCTTGAGAAGAGGTTGGCTTCACTGCGAAGAATCTGA
- the LOC103839170 gene encoding plasma membrane-associated cation-binding protein 1 has protein sequence MGYWKSKIVPTMKKLFERSPANKDVVAEASKTPAFDDSKEAINKEIEDKKTELEPKVLDIYEATSAELKALVREPKEDGLTKHSAEVNKFLEALVEIGFPGSKDACELSSTSSGPVTFIFEKVCVFLPVEEKSREVENVEEVAKTEEPSKEEDTKPAKEDEIITTAEKEKETVEEKKEEVLPALVPVVAAAEEEKPAVEEEKKPAVEEEKKEAVEEQKKPVEEVNKEVVAAAAPVVETPSTNVTAAPVVDAPAKAPEALAAEPEKV, from the exons ATGGGTTACTGGAAATCGAAGATTGTTCCAACAATGAAGAAATTGTTCGAGAGAAGCCCAGCAAACAAGGATGTTGTTGCTGAGGCTAGCAAGACCCCCGCCTTTGATGATTCTAAG GAAGCAATCAACAAGGAGATTGAAGACAAAAAGACAGAACTGGAACCCAAGGTCTTGGATATCTATGAAGCCACGTCTGCTGAACTCAAG gCTTTGGTGAGGGAGCCTAAAGAAGATGGTTTAACGAAACACTCTGCCGAAGTGAACAAATTCCTCGAGGCACTTGTTGAAATTG GATTCCCTGGATCAAAGGATGCGTGTGAACTTTCATCTACTAGCTCCGGACCAGTGACGTTCATATTTGAGAAAGTATGTGTGTTTCTCCCGGTGGAGGAGAAGTCACGAGAGGTGGAAAATGTGGAAGAAGTCGCGAAAACCGAAGAACCGTCCAAAGAAGAAGACACCAAACCGGCCAAGGAAGATGAGATTATTACAACCGctgagaaagagaaagaaacagttgaagagaagaaagaagaggttCTACCCGCACTTGTTCCTGTCGTGGCGGCTGCGGAGGAGGAGAAGCCAGCCGtggaagaggagaagaagccAGCCGtggaagaggagaagaaggaagCAGTGGAAGAGCAGAAGAAGCCAGTGGAAGAGGTAAACAAAGAAGTTGTTGCCGCAGCAGCTCCGGTGGTTGAAACTCCGTCGACCAATGTCACAGCAGCTCCGGTGGTTGATGCTCCGGCAAAGGCTCCCGAAGCCTTGGCGGCTGAGCCAGAAAAGGTTTAA
- the LOC103839172 gene encoding uncharacterized protein LOC103839172, with amino-acid sequence MTKNSKASSLCLLLLLILVFSLSSQPALSFRAPKPQSQPTSPQTIIDDSSSMGKIDHAKSMIADFFSHKFPLKSWPIPKYPPFTLVNPNIQTNPSGAQEESEKLPSSPVKANKDGGNA; translated from the coding sequence ATGACAAAGAACTCAAAGGCTTCTTCTCTATGTCTACTACTCCTCCTCATCCTCGTCTTCTCTCTCAGTTCTCAACCAGCACTCTCCTTTCGTGCCCCAAAACCGCAATCACAACCAACATCACCtcaaaccataatcgatgatTCGTCTTCAATGGGCAAGATCGACCATGCAAAATCCATGATTGCTGATTTCTTCAGCCACAAGTTTCCACTAAAGAGCTGGCCTATCCCCAAGTACCCACCGTTCACATTGGTTAACCCTAATATTCAAACAAACCCTTCTGGAGCTCAAGAGGAATCAGAGAAGTTACCTTCTTCCCCAGTCAAAGCCAACAAAGATGGAGGAAACGCCTAA
- the LOC103839173 gene encoding putative UDP-arabinose 4-epimerase 4 isoform X2, producing the protein MDYLEPKTKNNLLGKLLLLASLVILAIIVISRSSSFTSPSVFSQREEGVTHVLVTGGAGYIGSHAALRLLKDSYRVTIVDNLSRGNLGAVKVLQGLFPQTGRLQFIYADLGDPAAVEKIFSENAFDAVMHFAAVAYVGESTLYPLKYYHNITSNTLGVLEAMARHKVKKLIYSSTCATYGEPEKMPITEDTPQVPINPYGKAKKMAEDMILDFSKNSDMAVMILRYFNVIGSDPGGRLGEAPRPELREQGRISDACFDAARGFIPGLQVKGTDYKTSDGTCIRDYIDVTDLVDAHVKALQKAQPRKVGIYNVGTGKGRSVKEFVEACKKATGAEIKVDFLPRRPGDYAEVYSDPTKILRDLNWTAQYTNLQNSLQVAWRWQKIHPHGYASY; encoded by the exons ATggattacttagaacccaaaACAAAGAACAATCTACTGGGAAAGCTTCTCTTATTAGCTTCTCTAGTAATCTTAGCTATCATTGTGATCAGTCGATCTTCAAGCTTCACATCACCGAGCGTG TTTTCTCAAAGAGAGGAAGGAGTGACTCATGTGTTAGTCACTGGTGGAGCTGGCTATATCGGTTCACATGCGGCTTTAAGGCTGCTTAAGGATTCATACCGCGTAACCATTGTG GACAATCTTTCCCGTGGGAATCTTGGCGCGGTTAAGGTTTTACAGGGATTGTTCCCACAAACTGGAAGACTTCAGTTCATTTACGCTGATCTCGGAGATCCCGCAGCT GTCGAGAAAATCTTCTCAGAGAACGCCTTTGACGCTGTGATGCATTTTGCTGCGGTGGCTTATGTTGGAGAAAGCACTCTTTATCCTCTAAA ATACTACCATAACATTACATCAAATACATTAGGAGTTCTTGAAGCTATGGCTAGACATAAAGTGAAGAAACTGATATACTCTAGCACTTGTGCTACTTATGGAGAGCCTGAAAAAATGCCCATTACTGAAGATACTCCACAG gTCCCGATAAATCCTTATGGAAAAGCTAAAAAGATGGCAGAGGATATGATCTTGGATTTCTCTAAGAACTCCGACATGGCGGTTATGATCTTAAG ATACTTCAATGTGATCGGTTCAGATCCAGGAGGGAGACTAGGAGAAGCTCCAAGACCGGAGCTTCGTGAGCAAGGACGGATATCCGATGCTTGTTTTGATGCAGCTCGCGGTTTCATTCCCGGACTACAA GTCAAAGGAACGGACTACAAAACATCGGACGGGACTTGCATTAGAGACTATATAGATGTTACTGACCTTGTGGATGCTCACGTGAAGGCTCTCCAAAAAGCTCAGCCTCGTAAAGTCGGTATCTACAATGTTGGAACCGGAAAAG GAAGATCGGTTAAAGAATTTGTGGAGGCGTGTAAGAAGGCAACAGGAGCTGAGATCAAAGTAGACTTCCTACCCCGACGACCAGGAGATTACGCAGAGGTATATAGTGATCCGACAAAGATTTTGAGAGACTTGAACTGGACTGCTCAATACACAAATCTTCAGAATAGTCTTCAAGTTGCTTGGAGGTGGCAAAAGATTCATCCTCATGGATATGCTTCTTactaa
- the LOC103839320 gene encoding putative F-box/kelch-repeat protein At4g39756, with protein sequence MKMEREEARPQIKLLCRAWYALKNAKGYLHHLLLYLETLSTFPPTTTAINSDVEPPSSHPSFLSLPEDVVLNCLARISRWYYPKLSLVSKTFHSLIRSDELSMERFHLKTTEALFYVCLQFTDHPVPSWFSLWIKPDQILTNDVEEDYNKSTGNTLLVGIPSPTIDIGLVGSKFQKFIPQKISPTLSFSPMYSRNKGNSFVFRAPIMKVARNNNAVAGFLDGKIYVMGGCSPNESTSWAEVFDTTTRVWESLPDPGHELRSSLIKPLIVTKGKVYVESSNKKNINFYDPKQGRWGVAENRPFVEKTCVIENVLYSCDRFGCFWSDTKHNKWMVVHGLEVFNRNRRGGITALANYCGKLLILWDRPGPCQNTNIWCSVIALERRDEVVWGHVEWASVVLTVPSSYHFLRCEVKSG encoded by the coding sequence ATGAAGATGGAACGAGAAGAAGCACGGCCGCAAATAAAACTCCTATGTCGAGCCTGGTATGCTCTTAAGAATGCAAAAGGATATTTACATCACTTGTTGCTATATTTGGAAACGCTCTCTACTTTTCCTCCGACCACCACCGCTATAAATTCGGATGTGGAACCACCATCGTCACATCCATCGTTTTTATCACTTCCAGAAGACGTTGTTCTGAACTGCTTAGCACGCATATCGAGATGGTACTACCCGAAACTCTCCCTTGTCTCCAAGACCTTCCACTCTCTCATTAGATCCGATGAGCTCTCGATGGAGAGATTTCACCTCAAAACCACCGAAGCCTTATTTTACGTCTGCTTACAGTTTACCGATCATCCTGTTCCCTCCTGGTTTAGCCTCTGGATAAAACCTGATCAAATTCTAACGAATGACGTGGAGGAGGATTATAACAAGTCTACTGGAAACACTTTGTTGGTAGGAATACCCTCACCAACAATAGATATTGGTTTGGTTGGTTCCAAATTCCAAAAATTTATTCCACAAAAAATTTCTCCCACGTTATCGTTTTCTCCCATGTATTCCCGTAATAAGGGGAATAGCTTCGTCTTTAGAGCCCCTATCATGAAGGTGGCTCGAAATAATAACGCCGTTGCTGGCTTCCTCGACGGGAAAATATATGTCATGGGTGGTTGCAGCCCAAATGAATCCACGAGTTGGGCTGAGGTTTTTGACACAACGACTCGAGTTTGGGAATCTTTACCTGATCCTGGCCATGAGCTCCGCTCCTCTTTAATTAAACCATTGATAGTGACTAAAGGAAAGGTTTACGTTGAGAGCAGCAACAAGaagaatattaatttttatgatCCAAAACAAGGTAGATGGGGCGTTGCAGAAAATCGACCCTTTGTTGAAAAGACGTGTGTGATAGAGAATGTTTTATACTCATGCGATCGTTTTGGTTGTTTTTGGAGTGACACAAAGCATAACAAGTGGATGGTGGTCCATGGTTTGGAGGTATTTAATAGGAATCGTCGTGGTGGTATTACTGCATTAGCTAACTACTGTGGGAAACTCTTAATCTTATGGGACAGGCCTGGTCCTTGTCAAAACACGAACATTTGGTGTTCGGTTATTGCGCTTGAAAGACGAGATGAAGTCGTCTGGGGACACGTTGAGTGGGCTAGTGTTGTGCTTACGGTTCCCAGTTCTTACCATTTCTTGCGTTGTGAAGTGAAATCAGGTTGA